Below is a window of Granulicella pectinivorans DNA.
AGCATGGGGCGCATGTTGCGGCGCTCACTGATTCATCGGCGCGCACGCAGCCTGAGCGCGTTGATTGCGCTGACGGTTTCGGCTGCGGTTGCGACGGCTCTGCTGACGCTCTATGCCGATCTCGATGCGAAGCTGCACCATGAGTTCCGCAGTTTTGGCGCGAACGTGGTGGTGACGGGCGCACCCTCCGGGGAGGCTACCGCCGCGGCGACGCCGGATAGCACAACCGTGGCGGAGGTGCTTCCGCTGGATGCGCTGAAGAAGGTGCGGGCGTCCGTGAGTTCCGATGCCATCGTCGCGGACTTTGGCTATGCGGTGGCTACGACCGATCGGGGCACGCCTGTTGTGGTTGTTGGGACCGACTTCGACGCGGTGAAGAAGCTGGACGCGTGGTGGCAGGTGGATGCCTGGCCGGAGGGTGAGAAGGATGCGCTGCTTGGACAGAAGGCCGCGAACTTTGTTGCCGATGAGCACGCTCTGAGGCTTACCTTCGCAGGCAAGGAGCTTGTGCTGCATGGCGCGGGACGGCTGCGTACAGGCGGCGATGAAGATAGCCGCATTTATATCCCGATGGAGACTTTTACCCAGTGGACCGGGGCCGGAGCGACGGCCATCGAGGTACAGGTTCCGGGTGGTGCGGCGAAGGTGGATAGCGCGATCGCGCTGATGAAGCAGGCGCTGCCGGGGATGAAGGTTGAGCCTGTGCGGCAGCTTGTCGAGGGCGAATCGCGCATTGTGGATCGCACGCATGCGCTGATGTATGGAGCGGTATTGCTGATCGCGTTGACGGTTGGGGTGTCGGTGCTGGCGACGATGTCGGCGTCGGTGCTGGAACGGCGGCGCGACTTCGCATTGATGAAGGCGCTGGGCGGATCGCAGGGGCAGATGATCGGGATGTTCCTGCTGGAGGCGATGGTGCTTGCCGGGGCCGGGGTGGTTGCGGGATACGTTGTGGGCTCGGCCGCGGCGTTCGGGATCAGCGAACTGAACTTCCACACCGCTACGCTTCCGCGTGTGGGGGTTATTCCGGCGGTGATTCTGTTGAACGCGGTGATTGCGGCGGCGGCGGCGCTGTTCCCGGCGCGCGTGCTGCGCGGCCTACAGCCTGCGGCGCTGTTGAAGGGCGAGTAAAGGAAGAGAGAGACCATGGCGGAACGCAGAGACATTTCGATGGAGACCACGCGCCCCGAGTGCGCGGTGATCAGCCTGCGTGGGGTGACGCGCGACTATGCCGGACGCTCAGGCACGGTGAGGGCGCTGGACGATGCTACGTTCTCGATTGTGGGGGGCGAGTGGGTGGCGATTACGGGGCCATCGGGCTCCGGCAAGAGCACGCTGGTGAATATGCTGGGGTGTCTGGACAGGCCTACGGCTGGCGAGTTGAAGATCGATGGCGTGGATGTTGCCAGCATGAGTGCCGGGGAGTTGGACCGATTTCGCGCGGACAAGATTGGATTCATCTTTCAGCAGTTTCACCTGATTCCATATCTTTCGGCGCTCGAGAATGTGATGCTGGCGCAGTACTTCCATTCGATGACGGACCAGGGGCAGGCGCGCGAGGCGCTGGACCGTGTGGGGCTGGGCAAGAGGGCGGACCATCTGCCGAGCGAGC
It encodes the following:
- a CDS encoding ABC transporter ATP-binding protein; the encoded protein is MAERRDISMETTRPECAVISLRGVTRDYAGRSGTVRALDDATFSIVGGEWVAITGPSGSGKSTLVNMLGCLDRPTAGELKIDGVDVASMSAGELDRFRADKIGFIFQQFHLIPYLSALENVMLAQYFHSMTDQGQAREALDRVGLGKRADHLPSELSGGEQQRVCIARALINHPPILLADEPTGNLDEANQKIVAGLLQDLHRNGHTIVMVTHDPEMAGLAGRKIALSHGKVFCHPARGMVTLR
- a CDS encoding ABC transporter permease; amino-acid sequence: MAAPQISMGRMLRRSLIHRRARSLSALIALTVSAAVATALLTLYADLDAKLHHEFRSFGANVVVTGAPSGEATAAATPDSTTVAEVLPLDALKKVRASVSSDAIVADFGYAVATTDRGTPVVVVGTDFDAVKKLDAWWQVDAWPEGEKDALLGQKAANFVADEHALRLTFAGKELVLHGAGRLRTGGDEDSRIYIPMETFTQWTGAGATAIEVQVPGGAAKVDSAIALMKQALPGMKVEPVRQLVEGESRIVDRTHALMYGAVLLIALTVGVSVLATMSASVLERRRDFALMKALGGSQGQMIGMFLLEAMVLAGAGVVAGYVVGSAAAFGISELNFHTATLPRVGVIPAVILLNAVIAAAAALFPARVLRGLQPAALLKGE